Part of the Mya arenaria isolate MELC-2E11 chromosome 8, ASM2691426v1 genome, AGGACATTGGCCTTGCCACAACACACTTGCCAAAGCAAGGCACACTGGAGTGTTCCTGGTGCCACAGGGATACACTGAAGATCCGTCAAAGCCAGTCAAGTGCCGCTCAACAACATTTCATGTGCCTCCAGATGACTTACACTATCCTCATTCTAAGCGGGAGTGGAGATTTTCAACTTCAATTATGGAGAGACTGCTTGTTTTTGATATGAATACAGTTCAGCATAGGGTCTATGTATTCATCAAGATGATTAGAAAATCAATCATTAAGCAAGTTGTAGATGACCGTTTCAGCACATTTCATCTCAAGACTGCAATGCTGTTCACAATAGAGAATTATCCACCAAACATATGGAGGGATAACAACTTCTTACAGTGTGCGTTCTACTGTCTGACCACACTTCTCAGATGGCTGAAGATCAGGTATTGTCCTCACTACACAATCTCTGGTGTGAATCTATTCACTggaaaactgtttaaacatgagcaaaacaacttatattacattatatcgACACACATCAACAATAACCTTCAGTGCATGTTCTCCATTACAATGGACAACCTTGGGAATAGATTGTCTTCTGTGATTTTCCCACAAAGTATTACACACCTTAAACCAAGGGGTATCTTGAATGAACTCCAAATATCAGATTGTTATGTATGGTATGCATCAGAAGTAAACCATTTCTTAGAAAGTATAGCGCTTCATCAAACCATTCCTGGATGTTTAGAGATGCTGTGTTTCAAGGAGGACAATGGAACAGCACTTGAAAAAGAGACAGCAACTGTGTTATTACCACTAGTATGGGGATTTCTGGCTTCAAACCAAGCATCCAGATGTGTCTATCTAGGACAACCAATACCATGGGACATTTTCAACTTGTACAGTTTATCCTTTGACTTTGACCTGCTGTCTAACAGATTGAAGTTTGCCTCTATGTTGTACTGCAATGAGAAGTACGAGGCAGCAGCAAACTACCTGACCTACTGTGAGGGACTGCTAGGGCCTGCAGTGTGGCAATACTGTGGTTGTATTGGAAGACTTAAAACAGAACACCAAAAAGAGTTCAGGGAAAAGATTGAAAACACACAATTCAAGGATATGATACAGAAGTATATAGCTTTCCATGTTATTTTCACTCAACAAGATTTCCATTGTGTTCCGCAACATCTGGTGTTTGAAATGTTCAGAACAATAGAAGATGAAGACAGGCAACAAAGACATCCGGAAGTTTTTTATGAGTGGATGGACCTCATTGTGATTGACACCATCCTGTTTCTCCACTACCTGCAGTACCTCACACATAGACAACTGAACCAATGTAACAGAAAGGTTGTAGCACTGAACAACCTCTATTACTACATATCTTCAAGTGAAGGTTGTGGCCACATAGATACAGCCTGGAATATGCTTGGCCACTGTTATGAACTGGAGAACAATCTCCATCTGGCTTGGATCTGCTACTCCAAGTCACTGCAGCTCTACCCAAGAAACAATGCAGCAAACTGGCACGTAGCTAGGATCATGAATCAACACATTCATGGTTGAAGAATCAGGCTTTCATTTCGTTTGATGATCAAGTGATTCCaggagaaaaaaaagaaaatcggtacacaatttgttaaatgaatataGACTATTGTTATGCAATAAATATACTTGTGCATGTATATCTATTTCAATGATATCAACAACATTAGTTTTACATTCAATGTAACTGTACTGTATAAATATCTCCACAGGAGATAAGACGAGAGAGGCATGGAGCAGTGTCCAATGTTTGTCTGTGGCTTCAGTCATAAATCGAgcataaatcatcaattattACAGACAGAGTTACGGGTCTTGCTTTACATTTGGGTATTATCTCTGGTAGATGTGTTCTAAGTTTCATATCAAGAATATGCTTTGAGAGGAATGGCAAAGTTTTTGCAAGCCACTGACAATAACCCCAAGGCTCGGacaattcatgaacttttttcTTGGAAACCAGTCATGCTTAGTACAAGAACAATACAATTTAATCGATttcttttaaacttaatttttaCAATTGTTTCTTAAAGCCAAACTGCTTAAATTTTCGAAGGTAAAGATCAAGAAACTCTGTCTTGTCATATATAAAAGAAACTTACCATCGAGACAGTTATACTGTAAGGAGATCTTTGCTGGGGCACCATAGTATGTTCTCGTCACATTGTTCACCATTGACAACGAGGCTATTATAATtcctaaaaaaaagaaaaacaatgttgttataTTCAATCAACAATTATTACTTTTTGCATATGCATCATAAATCTGTAAGCAATAAACATGCAAAATACACTCTAACGCCAACTattgcaatacggccgtattccataCTGCTGATGTCTTGTCATAACAAGTACCATAGCCCGATATTATAATGACGTCAGAAAGCCAATTAGTACAACAAATATgcattatattatgttatagCATGTCTTCGTTTGGATTTAAACCAGTAATGTATGTGATACAAGGGTTATTAGTTCTGCGTTTTCATCCTGAATTATTCAACTCCcattgattttgttaatttttatttcactctGCTCACTCTCATTAATAAAGAATCTGCTAAGATTCACCTGAGTTGAATTCAACCTCCCATTCcaaatgcaaatacaaaacCCTTTTGTATatgatttcatttatatattatgtcaaataattgttattatctGTTGTTATTGCATTAATtatgaaaacttttaaacaatatcttgaacatttatAGAATCAGAACAAAATGTGTGTTGTGTACTCAATAAACTCAAGGTTACCATGGATGATTTTACTGGTAATATTCTTGGATATGAATTATATAAGTGTTTGTTTCTGTATAAAATAAGTGCAAAATATTAAGTGAGCATCAAAAGCTATGAGTGACGTGGacacaaatgaaatatttcattctgatgttcacgaggtgaaatattttgcaatcaTTCCCCTGAAACAGACAGTTTTTATTTTGAGTATATgctaaaaagaaataatataaatggcgttttatgtagtttttcagaaaagcgcgcCAAATTGTTTGTGAGAGAAATGTCTTATCAGAAATTAAGTCATTTGAAGTGTCCAATTGACATTTTCACcttttgaaacagtgaaatataattattatttcactcATAAATCcctataaaccaccggaaagcataaagttgttgaaaagtttatagatatacgagggttgtccggaaagttttgagactgcattcataaaaaacttAGCACTCATAGGAtgcaattaaaattttatcagcTGTCAATTGTATCTCatataaacaaatcctgaaagtttcaacaatatactacAAAGTGAACGTATACAACAAACATCACAAAAAGTACAGGTTACCAGCCATGGAGCACTTCGTTGTCTCATTGTATCAcgtcatttacagtttttcaaaatacgcTCCTTCTGCAAGTACAAACTTACGGTGACAATCAACCCATTGCTTGAATATCCGTGCGTACCACtcttttatgatattatgaacaactGTTCTTTTTAGCTGAAAGGATTCGTCAATTTCCCTCACTGTCCTTCGCCAGTCTTCTTGTAACATGTCCTGCACTGAATTTACGTCAATTTCACTCACGACTGACGGTCTGCCGCTCCGCTTCTTATCGCACACATTTCCATGCTCATCACTGAAACGTCCATACCAACGAAATACCAAAGCCCTTGAACATGTTGGCTTTGATTTATCCCGTGTTAGAAACGTATAAGTATTTGTAGGAGTTATTCCACTGTGAACACAGTGTTTGATCATAGCGCGCTGCTCCGTGCGTGACGTTAACGTTGGATTTTTTCCGACATCTTCGAAATACCTCTCTACTTCCGCTGATCGTTACAACCATGTCTACAGCTAGATTGCGTCAATAATTTGCTTAGTGATGCAGCTGACGTCATACTGTCGTCATATGTTTTGACGTGATGTTTTGGCGTCTATTATTCAGACGGAGtagtatatatgaattgtgaacaattttcagaaaacgtcaatttcaaagtgctccaTGAAGCGCTAGATGGGTTGTCTTGACAACCATTTCCTTTCTTAATTTgagattatttaattttatttttcaaaaggaaactcGTGAATAGTCTATATAAACAGCTGTTTATTGTTTGtcgatttatattaaaaatattttgaaatatagacacagtctcaaaactttccggacaaccctcgtaaACTCAGGATGCATTAACAACTGATATTCTCCACTTCGGACTTTGGGGTGAACAACATTAACAAAACTGATCTATGAATCAGCTTTTTTCGTCAGAGTAggaaactagaaatgtgtccataggacacggatgcccccacttcgattttttgtcacagaaaataagccataatgattattcaggataatctgagggccctaactcctaaatgattaaagcgatttccatagctatcgaacttgatcaagatattatggtcacaaacatgtgttaaaagtttggtgaggattggacaaacagttttcaagaattagatcggaaacaatcttcgggatgtatttttcaagtctttttttgcaaataaagggccgtaactcctaaatgacaaaagcgatttccatggctaaggaacttgatcaagatattatggtcacaaacatgtgtttaaagtttggtgaggattggacacatacttttcaagaattagattggaaacatatatttttgaagtatttttggcaaaaaagggccgtaactcctaaatgactaaagcgatttccatgactatcgaacttgatcaagatattatggtcacaaacatgtgtttaaagtttggtgaggattggacaaacagttttcaagaattagatcggaaacaatcttcaggatgtatttttcaagtctttttttgcaaaaaaaggccgtaactcctaaatgacaaaagcgatttccatgactatcgaacttgatcaagatattatggtcacaaacatgtgtttaaagtttggtgaggattggacaaacggttttcaagaattagatcggaaacaatcttcgggacgtacgtacgtacgtacgtacgtacggacaagggcaaccctatatgccgccactttgtgggggcataaataCAGGAAGGCTTCAGAACCTGCTGAAGATTTGTTTTGGGCAGTAAAGTGGGGAAAAACTAAATAGAATTGCCTTATCTACAATATAACTACATACCCTCATTAACCAGCAATGAGTCCATCTGCGTTTCCCAGTAGTTGCTGATAGGCTGTGCATTCTTTGACATGTTCGGTTTACCAATACCAAGAAAGAAATCTTTACTATAAGGCGTTGTGGCGTTGAAAAATTCCTGGAAATCATTAGCGCTGTATGTGTGGTAAACAAACTGACCCATGGGAAATTCATCTGATGCCCATTCCTGAAAGAGTAATATAGTTTGATATCAGTTACAAACACTTACTTTATATAGCATTTAGTTTGCAGAATGGTATTAATCATTTCCAACTCTTATCacaactttatatacatatattttgtataatatcattgtatttttgcTGTTTGAGGACAAATTTCTTTTACAagtaatacataattatacccccccccccctatatgattaaaaaaattttttatttaatctgcCATAacaatcaaactttttttttacttcattaaacaaactttaatatCACCACACCCTGCCTGCCGAATCTTTGAGCCTGGACAGCACCCCCTGGCTGTTAAACCTCAGGACGTATGATCCACATGTGTAGTCAGAGTTGGGGGTTCCAGTCTTAAAACCTGTAAAGATAAAGAAACTAATTGACattgataattatatgaaattCAGTAGAATACCAATTCTTCTCAGATTTGTTTTACTAATAGAAGACAGCTCATTCTACTCTAGTCACTTCATTTCTAAATTTGGTTTACCACTTTCataatgcttttttaaaaaaatattaatactgttgttttttctgcatCCTGACCCAAAATCCTTACACATATAACAACTGAAAATCTATCTACAGTTAATAAGGTATCAAGCCAGCTATCTTGTGTTTCTGGACTCTCAGGTTTAATCTGCTGGAGATCTTCTCTCATCTTGTAAGCCGGGGTGTGATTTCACATTGAAACAGAATTAGCTAATGATGATAAATTGCATATAAACTGACATAGTGCTTTTGGAATCTCAGGATTCAATTGTTGAAGCtcttttcaaatattaacaGCCAGTGTGTGGTTCCCCACTGCAACATGACTTATGACACATATTGTGAAATATCTTAAATCAACTTTACTATCGAGTGTTACGGGAATATTGATTCAACTGTTGTGCTTGTTTTTGGCTGATATAAACCAGTCGCAATACCATTTATGGTATAAAGTGTGTTATAGTGTATGTTAACTGACTTCTTGTTTCCGGAATCTCAGGTCTCAATTGTTGGAACTCTTCTCTTATCATGTTGGCGAGTGTGTGGTTTCCGAGAGCCTCCAGGGCAAGATTGGTGAAGTTCCGTTGTTCATCCCAAAATAAcgttgcatttttgtaaatattatctagaaataaaacataagacaattgaattaaatatacctaagaaataaatatttcttgtgCACTTATAAAGACACAATATAAAGTATGTTATACtagttttgttaataaaacCTTACGTAGATTTTTTACGTAAACATTACAGACCCTACAAATTTATTTCTTCTTAAGACAAAAAACCTGATAGTAAATTTACTGTTAATCATTGTTCTTTACAGTACAAAAAATCATTCAGACCGGCGGCTTTCATCTTTGTAAACATTGGAGGTAATAATATGAGGAGCCGGGATGTCCCCAATGCAGGAGTCCCTGACCCACTTTTCAAGCTACGGacttcatttttgaaatcacTGTGCCTCCATGGAACCCCAAAACAACACATTAATAAATCGGGACCCCAGAAAATTCTTGGCAAAACTATGTGCAATGGTTATCCAAAAAATGGTGAGCTTAGCTTTAATAATCGTGTTATAACAGACTTGAGTAGTTTCGAGAATTTGGCCCCTGATTTAAGATACAATTTGCATGTGTAATGACTAAAGTACCAGTTTATCATTAATATTGCGATAGTATGCAATCAAACAACTTTACTTGGGGTGTTGAGTATCTTGTAGAATCTGGAGTTATCCCAGTTGATGTTGTCCACGCTGTTGCCTGCCGATCCCCAGGTGTGCTCGGAATGTTTCAGCATGAACCTGCTGGCGTTGTACACTCTGGGGTCTGACAGCTTACACTTGCCTGGAATTCACACAAACTTTGAAATTTTAAGCATACAAATTGGAGTCACTGTTATCAGAACATGCTTGTAGTGCCGGTGTTAAACACTGTGGAGTCTGATAAATTACTTTTGCAAGAAAATTATAACTGATCATAAGTATTGTATTTAGGATACAAATTTTGAAAGGGAgtgataaataaaattaaaattaccGGTATTATCATCTTCGTTTTAAATGGACCAATTGTTCAGAGCTTTGTTAGacttaacaacattgttaacaaaatcgttgttaactttcaaatttttACTTCTCTTGAAGACTTATTGACAAATTTGTGAACTTCTGTACTTCTTCAAATTCTGAGACAATTGTTTCAGCTGCGCTTGCTTTCCTTCGAATATATCAGTAAATCATAAGATAGTCAcctttaaaagtgaaaaaattgTTATCTTTTACCAAGTTCTGAACAAGCGGCCCAATGTTGAGCATACTTCACAAACAAGTGGGTCATTCCTTCTTCAACAAGCAGCCAACAAAGAGGGTTATCCAAAATCTCTGAAAACTTAAGATGTGAAAAGTAAGTTAATTAAATTTCCAACAAATTTTGTAATCTACACTTACCTTCTTCCATACACAAAGAGCGCGCCCGATACATTGCTCTCATTTCTGCAGTTTTCCGAGGGTCAGACCCCGACCCCTGAATCCAGACATCGCCTATCTCCTTGGTAACAATGGGCAACTGGGAGGCAAACGGTACTAAGAGGGAAGTGAAGTTTTCAAATGTAGAGGCATGGACGCGGGCATTCGGAAACTGGGCTCGGGCTATTTCATATACTGTTAGTACCTCCTGAAAACCAAGAAAAAATTGAACTTAAGTAATATTCATTGCAAATTTTTAAACTACCTGTGCCTTTCTAGttgagagaaaaaaaattgtgataaGTCCcaaatttggaaataaattagATCATGTCAAAGAAAAGGTAAAGTAACGAAAAACATCttttaccaaataaataaacaatatttacacaaCTTCAGTTTGATCATAGAGTTATGACAGTAAATTAATCAAGCAGTTACAAATGAAGCCTTTTTGCTGTTTCTTTATTCATGTCCCTCTTTAAATTTTGCAAGGGGAAAATATTGCCAATTCTGGGGGGAAAGTCCGAAACATCATAAATTTTGGGGCAAATAGGGCGGTTATTTTGCTAGGGGTAACAACCTGTAAACAGCATTTTTTTGTGAGAAGGAAAAATTGAGATGCATGAAcacattttcatgaaaattacATACACTATATAGTATCAACTATATTTGTTGCATAGACAATACAGACatactgaaaaataaatgaccGCCAGTGAAGAATTAAGACCAACGCCCATATTGGTCTGTTtggttttatttcagaaaaagacctaactcaacaaatatgaaaggaagagttattgcccttgctGGACATTTTCTCCAGCATTATGTTTACCTTGTTTTAGTTTGAATATCTTAATCCTTTTTTAACTGGCCAAGGTctaatattttgcaaaacaatgccgttgacaacaacaccaagg contains:
- the LOC128245033 gene encoding uncharacterized protein LOC128245033 isoform X2, coding for MISHYQRQRPRPGHWPCHNTLAKARHTGVFLVPQGYTEDPSKPVKCRSTTFHVPPDDLHYPHSKREWRFSTSIMERLLVFDMNTVQHRVYVFIKMIRKSIIKQVVDDRFSTFHLKTAMLFTIENYPPNIWRDNNFLQCAFYCLTTLLRWLKIRYCPHYTISGVNLFTGKLFKHEQNNLYYIISTHINNNLQCMFSITMDNLGNRLSSVIFPQSITHLKPRGILNELQISDCYVWYASEVNHFLESIALHQTIPGCLEMLCFKEDNGTALEKETATVLLPLVWGFLASNQASRCVYLGQPIPWDIFNLYSLSFDFDLLSNRLKFASMLYCNEKYEAAANYLTYCEGLLGPAVWQYCGCIGRLKTEHQKEFREKIENTQFKDMIQKYIAFHVIFTQQDFHCVPQHLVFEMFRTIEDEDRQQRHPEVFYEWMDLIVIDTILFLHYLQYLTHRQLNQCNRKVVALNNLYYYISSSEGCGHIDTAWNMLGHCYELENNLHLAWICYSKSLQLYPRNNAANWHVARIMNQHIHG
- the LOC128245033 gene encoding uncharacterized protein LOC128245033 isoform X1, producing the protein MDREGMQLLSLRLSRVLDDIGVSRYVRTRRRRAWLMHETMTRLSSEYFGSNKTCYYFGSQTEGTTTLGMESDVDRLFCDDNMPAILEWSKWEQGKRNLLMLKTEHFPPQHCYLQRVRHDIPLPETEVIPPGDIVDNEGRVLITNTQHEYSDILLNLCSKSGQLIKHGPSLNFREEIDFVFAYYSVNLPEECHFLFHRPRPGHWPCHNTLAKARHTGVFLVPQGYTEDPSKPVKCRSTTFHVPPDDLHYPHSKREWRFSTSIMERLLVFDMNTVQHRVYVFIKMIRKSIIKQVVDDRFSTFHLKTAMLFTIENYPPNIWRDNNFLQCAFYCLTTLLRWLKIRYCPHYTISGVNLFTGKLFKHEQNNLYYIISTHINNNLQCMFSITMDNLGNRLSSVIFPQSITHLKPRGILNELQISDCYVWYASEVNHFLESIALHQTIPGCLEMLCFKEDNGTALEKETATVLLPLVWGFLASNQASRCVYLGQPIPWDIFNLYSLSFDFDLLSNRLKFASMLYCNEKYEAAANYLTYCEGLLGPAVWQYCGCIGRLKTEHQKEFREKIENTQFKDMIQKYIAFHVIFTQQDFHCVPQHLVFEMFRTIEDEDRQQRHPEVFYEWMDLIVIDTILFLHYLQYLTHRQLNQCNRKVVALNNLYYYISSSEGCGHIDTAWNMLGHCYELENNLHLAWICYSKSLQLYPRNNAANWHVARIMNQHIHG